A single genomic interval of Armigeres subalbatus isolate Guangzhou_Male chromosome 1, GZ_Asu_2, whole genome shotgun sequence harbors:
- the LOC134206681 gene encoding uncharacterized protein LOC134206681, which yields MIPKSLYMTKTSYPQNDGCHHNGDFQSILTCTIWPVSSDTFAFVSQDAATPHRRSWCQQSVPVPAVLSLKSLSGKPRNNKCQGFEEASSQHSGASRRCTKQKQLELELELLDEERKLQEEENARKREYLRRRHAILLEIASDSASVAEVEGNALNDRVDEMRFGNPEVIVQNLMDKIITTPAPKADKLDTIVEYALAVQNLCATIEACQLDKYSYNVALLRELVNKLPSAIKLDWDAVAAADSKVTEELNSLSRQRAQVMSKVNRIYNAVKDAELGLPQLKVEAKKAAYAEFSGFHSQIIAIVPEEQLDEQEVKYVRFERLYDWTSAQIESRIIKCDQAKPPQVILQQQPLKAPIPTFDGEYTSWPKFKAMFVDVMAQSRDSDAVKLYHLDKALVGAAAGILDAKTINDGNYTQAWNILTERFENTRVIVETHIRGLLSFKKMTSEASIELRSLLDVCTKNIDSLEYLGQQMSGVSELIVVYLLTATLDKSTRKHWEQSLASGELPTYKKTINFLKSHCQMLERCEAANQQSVARTNPAPKQTTPIPKNYSPTHTATSNEAEMTERCDFCNGTHFNYQCNKLNTFAYNEKMEKVRAAGVCFNCLRKGHRSINCPSTKCCRKCQKRHHTQLHDDEAYQKQESRTILKEELMPTTTSSKTNDSSVSTAFACNHGRSSHTVLLQTAVVLVKNQHDELLPCRVLLDSGSQVNFITEKMANTLGIQRQPAYVPIAGINDLRTTARHRTSLEIRSRCSDFRTKLDCLITKQVTGTIPSRNIDVTRWNIPSYIQLADPSFFRPGGIDMLIGAEIFFKLMKPNLITIDDRLPELQESQLGWLVAGAIQSDTPSNDLRFAQVASIQNVEDWMHKFWEIEEVPNASSNSTDEQRCEEHFAATHFRDNDGRFVVRLPLKENAHQLESCRSLALKRFYMLENRLQHNPELGTQYVDFIREYQDLGHCREVNEANDDPKRPGYYLPHHAVLRPNNSTTKCRVVFDASAKASESSLSLNDVLLVGPVVQSELYAIMLRFRTYSFVFTADIAKMYRQIRLHPDDTHYLRIFWRESPSERLKVLELTTVTYGTASAPYQATKSLVQLADDEGKEFPVAAEIIKNDCHVDDILSGANTLDDALEAQRQLTTMLGKAGFPIHKWCSNSDKFLESIPNQDRQTPKPLEDCDINQAIKVLGLLWDPTSDELLLAGDIHPVIHSNRPWTKRRIYSEFSNFGATSKIGIILQLAIVLAKLLVQQLWRNKQDWDNPVDDIISQQWIELRQSLHLLKQFSIPRRASIDGAVQFELHGFADASTKAYGACLYIRSINPDGTATSRLLTSKSKVAPLHDMTIPRKELCAALLLARLIDKVTSTINIRFQQIALWSDSQIVLAWLQKHPSQLEIFVRNRTAEIRRLTGSYQ from the exons ATGATTCCGAAAAGCTTGTACATGACGAAAACTTCTTACCCACAAAATGATGGATGCCACCACAACGGTGATTTTCAATCAATCCTCACCTGCACCATCTGGCCGGTGTCGTCCGACACGTTCGCCTTTGTTTCGCAAGATGCAGCAACCCCACACCGGAGGAGCTGGTGCCAGCAATCGGTGCCGGTGCCGGCCGTTCT ATCGCTGAAATCATTGTCGGGAAAGCCTCGGAACAACAAGTGTCAAGGTTTCGAGGAAGCATCGAGTCAGCACTCTGGAGCTTCGAGAAGATGTACAAAACAAAAGCAGTTAGAGTTGGAGTTAGAATTGCTCGACGAGGAGAGAAAGCTGCAGGAAGAGGAGAATGCAAGGAAGCGCGAATATCTCCGCAGACGACATGCCATACTGTTGGAGATTGCCAGTGATTCGGCGTCTGTTGCAGAAGTTGAAGGCAATGCACTTAACGATCGAGTGGATGA AATGCGCTTCGGAAACCCAGAAGTCATCGTGCAAAACCTGATGGACAAAATCATCACAACGCCAGCTCCCAAAGCTGACAAATTGGACACGATAGTCGAATATGCTCTTGCTGTTCAAAATTTGTGCGCAACAATTGAAGCTTGTCAATTAGATAAATATTCTTATAATGTAGCGCTACTTCGTGAGCTGGTGAACAAGTTACCATCAGCAATCAAGCTGGATTGG GATGCCGTCGCAGCAGCCGACAGTAAAGTGACCGAAGAATTGAATTCTCTTTCTCGTCAGCGAGCGCAGGTGATGTCAAAGGTCAACCGAATCTACAATGCCGTGAAGGACGCCGAACTTGGCCTACCTCAGCTAAAGGTAGAGGCCAAAAAGGCAGCATACGCTGAATTTTCTGGCTTCCATAGTCAGATTATCGCCATCGTTCCTGAAGAACAACTCGACGAGCAAGAAGTAAAGTATGTAAGATTCGAGAGACTATACGACTGGACATCCGCTCAAATTGAATCGCGCATCATCAAGTGCGATCAAGCCAAACCACCGCAGGTCATCCTTCAGCAGCAGCCTCTAAAAGCACCGATTCCAACGTTTGATGGAGAATACACGAGCTGGCCGAAGTTCAAGGCTATGTTCGTCGACGTTATGGCACAATCCCGAGACTCCGACGCAGTGAAGCTCTATCATCTCGACAAGGCCTTGGTTGGAGCTGCTGCAGGTATTCTCGACGCGAAGACTATCAACGATGGTAACTACACGCAAGCATGGAACATCTTAACGGAACGATTTGAGAACACCAGAGTGATAGTGGAGACGCACATCCGTGGTCTCTTATCATTCAAGAAGATGACGTCCGAAGCCAGCATAGAACTGAGGAGCCTTCTTGACGTGTGCACCAAGAACAtcgatagtttggagtacctgGGGCAACAGATGTCTGGTGTATCGGAGCTGATTGTAGTTTATCTACTAACGGCTACATTAGACAAATCAACACGGAAGCATTGGGAACAATCACTTGCATCGGGTGAGTTGCCGACGTACAAGAAGACGATAAACTTCTTGAAGTCACATTGTCAGATGCTAGAACGATGTGAAGCCGCTAATCAACAATCAGTTGCAAGAACGAACCCTGCGCCGAAACAGACAACACCAATTCCGAAAAATTACAGCCCTACCCACACCGCTACATCGAACGAAGCTGAGATGACAGAGAGATGTGATTTTTGCAACGGTACGCATTTCAACTATCAATGCAACAAGCTGAACACATTTGCGTACAACGAGAAGATGGAAAAAGTACGTGCAGCCGGCGTGTGTTTTAACTGTCTGCGAAAAGGACATCGATCAATCAATTGCCCCTCAACGAAGTGTTGCCGAAAGTGCCAAAAACGACATCATACGCAGCTGCACGACGACGAAGCCTACCAGAAGCAAGAATCCCGAACCATTTTGAAGGAAGAATTGATGCCAACCACGACCTCATCGAAGACAAACGACTCATCAGTGTCAACCGCCTTTGCGTGCAACCATGGACGCTCGTCACACACCGTATTGCTACAAACCGCAGTAGTCTTGGTTAAGAATCAGCACGACGAACTACTGCCATGCCGCGTTCTCTTGGACTCAGGGTCCCAGGTGAACTTCATCACTGAGAAGATGGCCAATACGCTTGGCATCCAACGACAACCTGCCTACGTCCCGATAGCAGGGATAAACGATCTTCGAACGACAGCTCGTCATAGGACATCCTTAGAAATTCGTTCTCGTTGCAGCGATTTTCGTACCAAACTGGATTGCTTGATCACCAAGCAGGTGACTGGAACTATCCCTTCTCGAAACATCGACGTCACGAGGTGGAACATTCCCAGCTACATCCAACTTGCTGATCCATCATTTTTCCGACCTGGTGGCATCGACATGCTGATTGGAGCAGAGATCTTCTTCAAGCTCATGAAGCCGAACCTCATCACAATCGACGATAGACTTCCTGAGTTACAAGAATCTCAACTTGGTTGGCTGGTTGCCGGTGCAATCCAGTCAGACACGCCATCCAACGATCTTCGTTTCGCCCAAGTGGCATCCATCCAAAACGTTGAAGATTGGATGCACAAATTTTGGGAAATCGAAGAAGTTCCCAATGCATCATCGAATTCAACCGACGAACAACGCTGCGAGGAACACTTTGCAGCAACACACTTCCGAGACAATGATGGGAGATTTGTTGTCAGACTTCCCTTGAAGGAGAACGCTCATCAACTTGAAAGCTGTAGATCGCTAGCATTAAAGCGATTTTACATGCTTGAAAATCGACTTCAACACAACCCTGAACTAGGGACCCAGTACGTAGATTTCATTCGTGAGTACCAGGATCTCGGCCACTGCCGAGAAGTCAACGAAGCGAACGACGACCCGAAGCGACCAGGATACTACTTGCCTCATCATGCAGTACTACGACCAAACAATTCTACCACCAAATGCAGAGTTGTTTTCGATGCCAGCGCAAAAGCATCCGAATCCAGCTTATCACTGAACGACGTACTACTGGTGGGACCGGTGGTACAAAGCGAATTGTATGCCATAATGCTACGATTCCGGACGTATAGTTTTGTGTTCACGGCGGATATAGCAAAAATGTACCGTCAAATTCGATTGCATCCCGACGACACCCATTACTTAAGGATATTCTGGAGAGAATCCCCAAGCGAACGTTTGAAGGTCCTAGAATTGACAACCGTCACCTATGGCACCGCATCTGCACCCTACCAGGCTACCAAGAGTTTAGTTCAACTCGCCGATGACGAAGGAAAGGAGTTTCCTGTAGCAGCCGAAATAATCAAAAACGACTGCCATGTGGACGACATTTTGTCTGGTGCCAACACACTCGACGACGCACTCGAAGCTCAACGACAACTGACGACAATGTTGGGAAAAGCAGGATTCCCAATCCACAAGTGGTGTTCCAATTCCGATAAGTTTTTAGAAAGCATCCCGAATCAAGACCGACAAACACCAAAACCATTGGAAGACTGCGACATCAATCAAGCCATCAAAGTCCTTGGCCTTCTATGGGACCCAACATCCGACGAGCTTCTTCTGGCTGGAGACATACATCCAGTCATACACAGCAACCGACCGTGGACGAAGCGAAGAATTTACTCCGAA TTCAGCAACTTTGGCGCAACAAGCAAGATTGGGATAATCCTGCAGCTGGCCATCGTTCTTGCCAAATTGCTAGTTCAGCAACTTTGGCGCAACAAGCAAGATTGGGATAATCCTGTAGACGACATCATCAGCCAACAATGGATCGAGTTACGACAATCGTTACATTTGCTGAAACAGTTTTCTATTCCTCGCCGAGCAAGCATCGATGGTGCAGTGCAGTTCGAGCTGCATGGATTTGCGGACGCCTCAACCAAAGCATATGGAGCGTGTCTGTACatcagaagcatcaaccccgaTGGCACAGCCACATCAAGACTGCTAACTAGCAAGTCAAAGGTGGCACCTCTTCATGATATGACGATTCCACGCAAGGAATTATGCGCCGCTCTTCTACTAGCGAGATTAATCGACAAGGTGACTTCAACCATCAACATCAGATTCCAGCAGATAGCGTTATGGTCGGATAGTCAAATTGTGTTGGCTTGGCTTCAAAAGCATCCTAGCCAACTTGAAATCTTTGTTCGCAATCGCACAGCAGAGATACGAAGGTTAACTGGAAGCTACCAGTAG